From one Catellatospora sp. IY07-71 genomic stretch:
- the nuoK gene encoding NADH-quinone oxidoreductase subunit NuoK — translation MTPVYYIVLAAVLFSIGAVGVLIRRNAIVLFMCVELMLNAANLALVTFARMNGTLDGQVMAFFSMVVAAAEVVVGLAIIMSIFRTRRSASVDDANLLKY, via the coding sequence GTGACCCCCGTCTACTACATCGTGCTGGCCGCCGTGCTGTTCAGCATCGGCGCGGTCGGCGTCCTGATCCGGCGTAACGCCATCGTGCTGTTCATGTGCGTCGAGCTGATGCTCAACGCCGCGAACCTCGCGCTGGTCACCTTCGCCCGGATGAACGGGACGCTCGACGGCCAGGTGATGGCGTTCTTCTCGATGGTGGTCGCCGCGGCCGAGGTCGTGGTCGGTCTGGCCATCATCATGTCGATCTTCCGGACGCGACGCTCGGCGAGCGTCGACGACGCGAACCTGCTGAAGTACTGA
- the nuoL gene encoding NADH-quinone oxidoreductase subunit L, translating into MPAEAVQAPVVYASATGLLSYMWLLIAIPAVGALILLLFGRWTDKWGHWLGCATVLASFGLGLSMFFELRDLPNRAVQQNLYSFIPVGNLQVDFGLLFDPLAACFVLLITGVGFLIHVYATGYMAHDEGRRRFFGYFNLFIAAMLLLVLGNNFVMLYFGWEGVGLASYLLISFWYGRPSAATAGKKAFIMNRVGDAGLVIAIFLMFFQFGSVNYDVVFSEVGLLSGTTVLILGLLLLLGACGKSGQFPLQAWLPDAMEGPTPVSALIHAATMVTAGVYLIARSNPIFSANLTLETVVVSVGALTLLLGCIIGSAKDDIKRVLAWSTVSQIGYMFLGVGLGGGAYALAIIHLLAHGFFKANMFLGAGSVMHGMNDQVDIRRFGGLWKYMRITWLTFMMGWLAIIGIPPLSGFFTKEPIIVAAFSRPGWTGWLYGLAALIGAGLTAFYMTRLFILTFHGPKRWTTAKEGSVDQHPHESPLVMTIPLILLALGSIAAGWLMASPVAQWLTPVLGPATEEHPKIGHTLLTVLSIVLTLAGAGLAYALFRNGTALAPQPAGPLVTAARNNLYTDAFNEAVFEKPGNWLTRALVFVDNKGVDGLVNGLAALVGGGSGRLRRLQTGFVRSYALSMLLGAVLVLGAFAAVQLGWMG; encoded by the coding sequence ATGCCTGCCGAAGCGGTGCAGGCGCCCGTCGTCTATGCGTCGGCCACGGGCCTGCTCTCGTACATGTGGCTGCTCATCGCCATCCCGGCGGTCGGCGCGCTGATCCTGCTGCTGTTCGGCCGCTGGACCGACAAGTGGGGCCACTGGCTCGGCTGCGCGACGGTGCTCGCCTCCTTCGGGCTCGGCCTGAGCATGTTCTTCGAGCTGCGCGACCTGCCCAACCGGGCCGTGCAGCAGAACCTCTACAGCTTCATCCCGGTGGGCAACCTGCAGGTCGACTTCGGCCTGCTGTTCGACCCGCTGGCGGCGTGCTTCGTGCTGCTGATCACGGGCGTGGGCTTCCTGATCCACGTCTACGCCACCGGGTACATGGCCCACGACGAGGGCCGCCGCCGCTTCTTCGGGTACTTCAACCTGTTCATCGCGGCGATGCTGCTGCTGGTCCTCGGCAACAACTTCGTCATGCTGTACTTCGGCTGGGAAGGCGTCGGTCTGGCGTCGTACCTGCTGATCTCCTTCTGGTACGGGCGGCCGTCCGCGGCCACCGCCGGCAAGAAGGCGTTCATCATGAACCGCGTCGGCGACGCGGGCCTGGTGATCGCCATCTTCCTGATGTTCTTCCAGTTCGGCTCGGTCAACTACGACGTCGTGTTCAGCGAGGTCGGCCTGCTGTCCGGCACCACGGTGCTGATCCTGGGCCTGCTCCTGCTGCTCGGCGCGTGCGGCAAGTCCGGCCAGTTCCCGCTGCAGGCGTGGTTGCCCGACGCGATGGAGGGCCCGACCCCGGTCTCGGCCCTGATCCACGCCGCGACGATGGTGACCGCCGGTGTCTACCTGATCGCCCGCTCCAACCCGATCTTCTCGGCGAACCTGACGCTGGAGACGGTAGTGGTCAGCGTCGGCGCGCTCACCCTGCTGCTGGGCTGCATCATCGGCTCGGCCAAGGACGACATCAAGCGGGTGCTCGCCTGGTCGACCGTGTCGCAGATCGGCTACATGTTCCTGGGCGTCGGGCTCGGCGGCGGCGCGTACGCGCTGGCCATCATCCACCTGCTGGCGCACGGCTTCTTCAAGGCCAACATGTTCCTCGGCGCCGGCTCGGTCATGCACGGCATGAACGACCAGGTGGACATCCGCCGCTTCGGCGGGCTGTGGAAGTACATGCGGATCACCTGGCTCACCTTCATGATGGGCTGGCTGGCGATCATCGGCATCCCGCCGCTGAGCGGCTTCTTCACCAAGGAGCCGATCATCGTGGCCGCGTTCTCGCGGCCCGGCTGGACCGGCTGGCTCTACGGCCTCGCGGCGCTGATCGGCGCGGGTCTCACCGCCTTCTACATGACCCGCCTGTTCATCCTGACCTTCCACGGCCCGAAGCGGTGGACCACCGCCAAGGAGGGCTCGGTCGACCAGCACCCGCACGAGTCGCCGCTGGTCATGACGATCCCGCTGATCCTGCTGGCGCTCGGCTCGATCGCGGCCGGCTGGCTGATGGCCTCGCCGGTGGCGCAGTGGCTCACCCCCGTGCTCGGCCCGGCCACGGAGGAGCACCCGAAGATCGGCCACACGCTCCTCACGGTGCTCAGCATCGTGCTGACCCTGGCCGGCGCGGGCCTGGCCTACGCCCTGTTCCGCAACGGCACCGCGCTGGCCCCGCAGCCCGCGGGCCCGCTGGTGACCGCCGCCCGCAACAACCTCTACACCGACGCCTTCAACGAGGCCGTGTTCGAGAAGCCGGGCAACTGGCTCACCCGGGCGCTGGTCTTCGTCGACAACAAGGGCGTCGACGGCCTGGTCAACGGTCTCGCCGCGCTGGTCGGCGGGGGCTCGGGCCGGCTGCGGCGGCTGCAGACCGGCTTCGTGCGGTCCTACGCGCTCTCGATGCTTCTCGGCGCGGTGCTGGTGCTCGGCGCCTTCGCCGCGGTGCAGCTCGGCTGGATGGGATAA
- a CDS encoding NADH-quinone oxidoreductase subunit M, translated as MKYLSILTLAPLVGALAVAFVPRSRPQLAKQLALLVSLVVLGVAVAAWFAFDSGDTAQRLQLQESYTWIPAWGAKFSFGIDGIALVMLALTAVLTPLVILASWHDAERSKRSVPAYFALLLALEGTMIGTFAVSDVLLFYLFFEVMLVPMYFIIGSFGSDVPAKQRQYAAVKFFLYSLVGGLFMLAAVIGMWVLGGHTFDWQTLTDAEFSTIAQRWLFLGFFIAFAIKAPFFPFHTWLPDAGGAAPAGAAALLVGVMDKIGTFGILRYCLPLFPEASRWFAPWAIALSLVGIIYAALLAVGQNDLKRLVSYTSIAHFGFIGIGIFAFTFQAGSGAVLYMVNHGLATGLLFLVVGMFVARRGSTLVTDFGGAGKLMPLLAGIFFIAGMASLALPGLAPFVSEFLVLLGVFTVNKTVAVIATVGIILAAAYVLWMIQRTTQGNLNPALTDVAPMKRDLNLREGIVVAPLIVLLIVLGFYPKPVLDVINPAVQATLSDVVTPERADPAPATSTVEAGK; from the coding sequence ATGAAATACCTGTCAATCCTGACCCTGGCGCCGCTGGTCGGCGCGCTGGCGGTCGCGTTCGTCCCGCGCAGCAGGCCGCAGCTGGCCAAGCAGCTGGCGCTGCTCGTCTCGCTGGTGGTGCTCGGCGTGGCGGTCGCGGCCTGGTTCGCGTTCGACTCGGGCGACACCGCACAGCGGCTGCAGCTGCAGGAGTCCTACACCTGGATCCCGGCGTGGGGCGCGAAGTTCTCCTTCGGCATCGACGGCATCGCGCTGGTGATGCTGGCGCTGACCGCGGTGCTCACCCCGCTGGTGATCCTGGCCAGCTGGCACGACGCCGAGCGCAGCAAGCGCAGCGTCCCGGCGTACTTCGCGCTGCTGCTGGCGCTCGAGGGCACCATGATCGGCACCTTCGCGGTCTCCGACGTGCTGCTCTTCTACCTCTTCTTCGAGGTCATGCTCGTGCCGATGTACTTCATCATCGGCTCGTTCGGCAGTGACGTGCCGGCCAAGCAGCGCCAGTACGCCGCGGTGAAGTTCTTCCTGTACTCGCTGGTCGGCGGTCTGTTCATGCTGGCCGCGGTCATCGGCATGTGGGTGCTGGGCGGCCACACCTTCGACTGGCAGACGCTGACCGACGCGGAGTTCTCCACCATCGCGCAGCGCTGGCTGTTCCTCGGCTTCTTCATCGCGTTCGCCATCAAGGCGCCGTTCTTCCCGTTCCACACCTGGCTGCCGGACGCGGGCGGGGCGGCTCCGGCCGGCGCCGCCGCGCTGCTGGTCGGCGTGATGGACAAGATCGGCACCTTCGGCATCCTGCGCTACTGCCTCCCGCTGTTCCCGGAGGCGTCGCGCTGGTTCGCGCCGTGGGCGATCGCGCTGTCGCTGGTGGGCATCATCTACGCCGCGCTGCTGGCGGTCGGCCAGAACGACCTCAAGCGGCTGGTCAGCTACACCTCGATCGCGCACTTCGGCTTCATCGGCATCGGCATCTTCGCCTTCACCTTCCAGGCCGGCTCCGGCGCGGTGCTGTACATGGTCAACCACGGTCTCGCCACCGGCCTGCTGTTCCTAGTCGTCGGCATGTTCGTGGCGCGCCGCGGCAGCACCCTGGTGACCGACTTCGGCGGCGCGGGCAAGCTCATGCCGCTGCTGGCGGGCATCTTCTTCATCGCCGGCATGGCCTCGCTGGCGCTGCCGGGCCTCGCCCCGTTCGTCAGCGAGTTCCTGGTGCTGCTGGGCGTGTTCACGGTGAACAAGACGGTGGCCGTGATCGCGACCGTCGGCATCATCCTGGCCGCGGCCTACGTGCTGTGGATGATCCAGCGCACGACCCAGGGCAACCTGAACCCGGCGCTGACCGACGTCGCCCCGATGAAGCGGGACCTGAACCTGCGCGAGGGCATCGTCGTCGCGCCGCTCATCGTGCTGCTGATCGTGCTCGGCTTCTACCCCAAGCCGGTGCTCGACGTGATCAACCCGGCGGTGCAGGCCACGCTGTCTGACGTGGTCACCCCGGAGCGGGCCGATCCGGCGCCCGCCACCTCCACTGTGGAAGCAGGAAAGTGA
- the nuoN gene encoding NADH-quinone oxidoreductase subunit NuoN: protein MGETVLKLPALDYAALAPMLILFGAACLGVLVEAFAPRGWRNPIQLVLSLLALVGALVAVVLRVPDVTAANAQTAVAAVSIDQAGLFLQGAILVLGIVSMLLFGERTLENGGPFVAQAAITVGSEPDRRQAAREPGATEVYPLVLFAVGGMMLFVTANDLLVMFVALEVFSLPLYLLCALARRKRLLSQEAALKYFLLGAYASAFFLFGVALVYGYAGAVDFRTIHTAIGAGAGNIVLLLIGLAMLAIGLLFKAAAAPFHVWTPDVYQGAPTPVTAFMAACTKVAAFGGLARVLYVGFDRTAWDYTPVLGVIAVLTMLLGAILAVTQTDLKRLLAYSSIANAGYLLVGVLGGGREGLSSMMFYLVAYGFLVIAAFAMLTLVRDADGEATHLSRWAGLGKRSPLFAGIFTFLLLAFAGIPLTSGFTAKFAVFGAAMGGNQTWLVLFGVLSSIILAFPYLRVVVMMWLSEPGETTPSVSIPGALTSAALMIGVLVTLVLGVWPSPVIELANSASDFIR from the coding sequence ATGGGAGAAACAGTCCTCAAGCTGCCCGCGCTGGACTACGCAGCGCTGGCGCCGATGCTGATCCTCTTCGGCGCGGCCTGCCTCGGGGTGCTCGTCGAGGCGTTCGCGCCGCGGGGCTGGCGCAACCCGATCCAGCTCGTGCTCAGCCTGCTGGCCCTGGTCGGCGCGCTGGTCGCGGTGGTGCTGCGGGTGCCGGACGTCACCGCGGCGAACGCGCAGACCGCCGTGGCGGCGGTCTCGATCGACCAGGCGGGCCTGTTCCTGCAGGGCGCCATCCTGGTGCTGGGCATCGTGTCGATGCTGCTGTTCGGCGAGCGCACGCTGGAGAACGGCGGCCCGTTCGTGGCCCAGGCGGCGATCACCGTCGGCTCGGAGCCGGACCGCCGCCAGGCGGCCCGCGAGCCGGGCGCGACCGAGGTCTACCCGCTGGTGCTGTTCGCCGTCGGCGGCATGATGCTCTTCGTCACCGCGAACGACCTGCTGGTCATGTTCGTGGCGCTGGAGGTCTTCTCGCTCCCGCTGTACCTGCTCTGCGCGCTGGCCCGCCGCAAGCGGCTGCTGTCGCAGGAGGCCGCGCTCAAGTACTTCCTGCTCGGCGCGTACGCCTCGGCGTTCTTCCTGTTCGGCGTGGCGCTGGTGTACGGCTACGCGGGCGCGGTCGACTTCCGCACCATCCACACCGCGATCGGCGCCGGCGCCGGCAACATCGTGCTGCTGCTGATCGGCCTGGCGATGCTCGCCATCGGCCTGCTGTTCAAGGCCGCCGCGGCGCCGTTCCACGTGTGGACGCCGGACGTGTACCAGGGCGCCCCGACGCCGGTCACCGCGTTCATGGCGGCCTGCACCAAGGTCGCCGCGTTCGGCGGCCTGGCCCGCGTGCTGTACGTCGGCTTCGACCGCACGGCCTGGGACTACACCCCGGTGCTGGGCGTCATCGCGGTGCTGACCATGCTGCTCGGCGCGATCCTGGCGGTCACCCAGACCGACCTCAAGCGCCTGCTGGCCTACTCGTCCATCGCCAACGCCGGCTACCTGCTGGTCGGCGTGCTCGGCGGCGGCCGCGAGGGCCTGTCCAGCATGATGTTCTACCTGGTGGCGTACGGCTTCCTGGTGATCGCCGCGTTCGCGATGCTGACCCTGGTGCGCGACGCCGACGGCGAGGCCACCCACCTGTCCCGGTGGGCCGGCCTGGGCAAGCGTTCGCCGCTGTTCGCGGGCATCTTCACCTTCCTGCTGCTGGCCTTCGCGGGCATCCCGCTGACCAGCGGGTTCACCGCGAAGTTCGCGGTGTTCGGGGCGGCCATGGGCGGCAACCAGACCTGGCTGGTGCTCTTCGGCGTGCTGAGCAGCATCATCCTGGCCTTCCCGTACCTGCGGGTCGTGGTCATGATGTGGCTGAGCGAGCCCGGTGAGACCACGCCCAGCGTGTCCATCCCCGGCGCGCTCACCTCGGCCGCACTGATGATCGGCGTACTGGTGACGCTGGTGCTCGGCGTCTGGCCGAGCCCGGTCATCGAGCTGGCCAACAGCGCGTCCGACTTCATCCGGTAG
- a CDS encoding polyprenyl synthetase family protein: MWHRESVVSSVNGHTARSTGVRFEDPALEASVLANLELVEERLRECVESADPFVTEAAKHLLEAGGKRFRPMLVAVCAHFGDPTAPELVDAAAVLELTHVATLYHDDVMDEALMRRGTPSANARWGNSLAILVGDFLFSRAAELAAGLGPDAVRIQAQTFAQLVHGQIAETVGPRDADPIEHHLKVLAGKTGSLMATCATFGGMFSGAPEATTKALTTYAEVLGLAFQLSDDLLDISSDSSDSGKTPGTDLREGVPTLPVLYALASQDSDPAAVRLRQILADGPVTDDALHAEALELLRDSVALKRARQTVRGYAEQARAQLQGLPQIPARDALESLCDVLADRIA, encoded by the coding sequence ATGTGGCATCGTGAGAGCGTGGTGAGCAGCGTGAACGGTCATACCGCCCGGAGCACCGGTGTCCGCTTCGAGGACCCGGCCCTGGAGGCGTCGGTCCTGGCGAACCTGGAGCTGGTGGAGGAGCGCCTGCGCGAGTGCGTCGAGTCCGCGGACCCCTTCGTCACCGAGGCGGCCAAGCACCTGCTGGAGGCGGGCGGCAAGCGCTTCCGGCCGATGCTCGTCGCGGTGTGCGCGCACTTCGGCGACCCGACCGCGCCCGAACTCGTGGACGCCGCGGCCGTGCTGGAGCTGACGCACGTCGCGACGCTGTACCACGACGACGTGATGGACGAGGCGCTGATGCGGCGCGGCACGCCCAGCGCGAACGCCCGCTGGGGCAACTCGCTGGCCATCCTCGTCGGCGACTTCCTCTTCTCCCGGGCCGCCGAGCTGGCCGCGGGGCTGGGGCCGGACGCGGTGCGCATCCAGGCGCAGACCTTCGCCCAGCTGGTGCACGGCCAGATCGCCGAGACCGTCGGGCCGCGCGACGCCGACCCGATCGAGCACCACCTCAAGGTGCTGGCGGGCAAGACCGGTTCGCTGATGGCCACCTGCGCCACTTTCGGGGGCATGTTCTCCGGCGCCCCCGAGGCGACCACCAAGGCGCTCACCACGTACGCGGAGGTCCTCGGGCTGGCTTTCCAGCTCTCCGACGACCTGCTGGACATCTCCAGCGACAGCTCGGACTCCGGCAAGACGCCCGGCACGGACCTGCGCGAGGGCGTGCCCACGCTGCCCGTGCTGTACGCGCTGGCGTCGCAGGACAGCGACCCGGCCGCGGTGCGGCTGCGCCAGATCCTCGCCGACGGGCCGGTGACCGACGACGCGCTGCACGCCGAGGCGCTGGAGCTGCTGCGCGACAGCGTGGCGCTCAAGCGCGCCCGGCAGACCGTGCGCGGCTACGCCGAGCAGGCCCGCGCCCAGCTCCAGGGCCTGCCCCAGATCCCCGCCCGGGACGCCCTCGAATCCCTCTGCGACGTCCTCGCCGATCGCATCGCTTAG
- a CDS encoding IclR family transcriptional regulator encodes MRDSAVPPSDMVSSVARALRVLEVVGESPTGLSPKQIARRCDITIAAAYRMLRTLAHQGYVMRRADGAYTLGLAVADRFRELVTAMRGPAEVGTVLRRASAEIGYSHYLGSFVDGRIAITAVAEGSRSPHVEDLVPGFDEGAHATALGKSLLATLDPNQRERYLKEHGMRAFTQATLRSPAALDADIAAGMRRGMQVEIGQFRPGVACVSVSVQTAGELSQRFVVACALPAVDLVKQAPVIRERLHTTARALKSALTAPATTPTVAAA; translated from the coding sequence GTGCGAGATTCAGCGGTCCCGCCATCGGACATGGTCAGCAGCGTCGCGCGGGCGCTGCGCGTGCTGGAGGTGGTGGGCGAGTCGCCCACCGGGCTGTCCCCCAAGCAGATCGCCCGGCGCTGCGACATCACCATCGCCGCCGCGTACCGGATGCTGCGCACGCTCGCCCACCAGGGCTACGTGATGCGCCGCGCGGACGGGGCGTACACGCTTGGCCTGGCGGTCGCCGACCGCTTCCGGGAGCTGGTGACCGCGATGCGCGGCCCGGCCGAGGTCGGCACGGTGCTGCGCCGGGCCAGCGCCGAGATCGGCTACAGTCACTACCTGGGCAGCTTCGTGGACGGCCGGATCGCGATCACCGCGGTGGCCGAGGGCTCCCGCTCGCCGCACGTCGAGGACCTCGTGCCCGGCTTCGACGAGGGCGCCCACGCGACCGCGCTGGGCAAGAGCCTGCTGGCCACGCTCGACCCCAACCAGCGCGAGCGATATCTCAAGGAGCACGGCATGCGGGCCTTCACCCAGGCCACGCTGCGCTCCCCTGCGGCGCTCGACGCCGACATCGCGGCCGGGATGCGCCGCGGCATGCAGGTGGAGATCGGCCAGTTCCGGCCCGGAGTGGCCTGCGTGTCGGTGTCCGTGCAGACGGCAGGCGAGCTGAGCCAGCGCTTCGTGGTGGCGTGCGCCCTGCCCGCCGTCGACCTGGTGAAGCAGGCCCCCGTCATCCGCGAGCGCCTGCACACCACGGCCCGCGCCCTCAAGTCGGCCCTGACCGCCCCGGCCACCACCCCCACCGTCGCCGCCGCCTGA
- a CDS encoding PhoX family phosphatase, translating to MNESRRRLPLLGGDGHSGGSRSSVTCLYRCGNACDHPAPNTSGNEYFGDVVRTEVSRRGVLRAGSAGALALGFAGAAAGAGAAAAPAFAEGGDGGAAEGFSTESLTRTGKPAALTFSPIPPNTLDNLVVPNGYDHNVIIRWGDEVVPGAAGFDPANQTGDTQSKQFGYNNDFVAVLPLGRGDDRALLVCNHEYTNEELMFPGFTGVDALTTDQIKATIAAHGMSIVELERVGRTGRWTVVSRGRRAYNRRITGLSTVFAMTGPAAGTASLKTAADPTGRKVIGTFNNCAGGVTPWGTVLSGEENWNQYFVGGDGAPADAKASLARYGVSTTARYPSGSRKWDRVDARFDLTANPNEINRHGWIVEVDPFDPDSTPRKHTALGRFKHEGANVIVAKSGHVVAYMGDDERHDYIYKFVSRNRIARGDSWWARKQNLTLLESGDLYVARLGYTSAAEIDGTGKLPADGAFNGTGVWVPLVKDGVSHVPGWTVEQVLVHTRLAADLVNPTKMDRPEDVEPNPVTGKIYAALTNNTARGTTGGRNAPADEANPRNGNKHGHIFEITEDGGDHTGTTFTWAVPIVCGDPADPATYFMGYDKTKVSPISCPDNLAFDAAGHLWISTDGNALGSNDGLFATALTGPEAGHLKQFLTVPRGAEACGPFISVDNRTVFVAPQHPGEVSGASMDKPASTWPDGDYAKPGIVGVWRLDGRPIGA from the coding sequence ATGAACGAATCCCGCCGCCGGCTCCCCCTGCTCGGCGGGGACGGCCACAGCGGAGGCAGCCGGTCGTCCGTGACCTGCCTCTACCGTTGCGGCAACGCCTGTGACCACCCCGCGCCCAACACCTCCGGCAACGAGTACTTCGGCGACGTCGTGCGGACCGAGGTGTCCCGGCGCGGGGTGCTGCGGGCCGGTTCGGCCGGGGCGCTGGCGCTCGGCTTCGCCGGTGCCGCGGCCGGTGCCGGCGCCGCCGCGGCGCCCGCCTTCGCCGAGGGCGGTGACGGCGGCGCGGCCGAGGGCTTCTCCACCGAGTCGCTGACCCGCACCGGCAAGCCTGCCGCGCTGACGTTCTCCCCGATCCCGCCGAACACGCTGGACAACCTGGTGGTGCCCAACGGGTACGACCACAACGTGATCATCCGCTGGGGCGATGAGGTGGTGCCGGGCGCCGCCGGCTTCGACCCGGCGAACCAGACCGGCGACACCCAGTCGAAGCAGTTCGGCTACAACAACGACTTCGTCGCGGTGCTGCCGCTGGGCCGGGGCGACGATCGCGCCCTGCTGGTCTGCAACCACGAGTACACCAACGAGGAGCTGATGTTCCCCGGCTTCACCGGCGTGGACGCGCTCACCACCGACCAGATCAAGGCCACCATCGCCGCGCACGGCATGTCGATCGTCGAGCTGGAGCGGGTCGGGCGCACCGGCCGGTGGACCGTGGTCTCGCGCGGGCGGCGGGCGTACAACCGGCGCATCACCGGGCTGTCCACGGTCTTCGCGATGACCGGCCCGGCGGCGGGCACGGCGTCGCTGAAGACCGCCGCCGACCCGACCGGCCGCAAGGTGATCGGCACGTTCAACAACTGCGCGGGCGGCGTCACCCCGTGGGGCACCGTGCTGTCCGGCGAGGAGAACTGGAACCAGTACTTCGTCGGCGGCGACGGCGCACCGGCGGACGCCAAGGCCTCGCTGGCCCGCTACGGCGTCTCCACCACCGCCCGCTACCCCAGCGGCTCGCGCAAGTGGGACCGGGTCGACGCGCGCTTCGACCTGACCGCGAACCCGAACGAGATCAACCGGCACGGCTGGATCGTGGAGGTCGACCCGTTCGACCCGGACTCGACCCCGCGCAAGCACACCGCGCTGGGCCGGTTCAAGCACGAGGGCGCCAACGTCATCGTCGCCAAGAGCGGGCACGTCGTGGCGTACATGGGCGACGACGAGCGGCACGACTACATCTACAAGTTCGTCTCCCGCAACCGGATCGCGCGCGGCGACTCGTGGTGGGCCCGCAAGCAGAACCTGACCCTGCTGGAGTCCGGTGACCTGTACGTGGCCCGCCTCGGCTACACCAGCGCCGCCGAGATCGACGGCACCGGCAAGCTGCCCGCCGACGGCGCGTTCAACGGCACCGGCGTCTGGGTCCCGCTGGTCAAGGACGGCGTCTCGCACGTGCCGGGCTGGACCGTGGAGCAGGTGCTGGTGCACACCCGCCTGGCCGCGGACCTGGTCAACCCGACCAAGATGGACCGGCCCGAGGACGTCGAGCCGAATCCGGTCACCGGGAAGATCTACGCCGCGCTCACCAACAACACCGCCCGCGGCACCACCGGCGGCCGCAACGCGCCGGCCGACGAGGCGAACCCGCGCAACGGCAACAAACACGGGCACATCTTCGAGATCACCGAGGACGGCGGCGACCACACGGGTACCACGTTCACCTGGGCGGTCCCGATCGTGTGCGGTGACCCGGCGGATCCAGCGACCTACTTCATGGGGTACGACAAGACCAAGGTCTCGCCGATCTCCTGCCCCGACAACCTCGCCTTCGACGCCGCCGGCCACCTGTGGATCTCCACCGACGGCAATGCGCTGGGCAGCAACGATGGCCTCTTCGCGACCGCGCTGACCGGCCCCGAGGCCGGGCACCTCAAGCAGTTCCTGACCGTGCCCCGCGGTGCCGAGGCGTGCGGGCCGTTCATCAGCGTGGACAACCGGACCGTGTTCGTGGCCCCGCAGCACCCCGGCGAGGTCAGCGGCGCGTCCATGGACAAGCCCGCCAGCACCTGGCCCGACGGCGACTACGCCAAGCCGGGCATCGTCGGCGTCTGGCGCCTCGACGGCCGCCCGATCGGCGCTTGA